One Manihot esculenta cultivar AM560-2 chromosome 6, M.esculenta_v8, whole genome shotgun sequence DNA segment encodes these proteins:
- the LOC110617969 gene encoding uncharacterized protein LOC110617969, whose amino-acid sequence MAVTEGLQYLELRQRLKETFRKKMHEETGYALSKPPEKNVRLPYDENYGCFFGPSQPAIARRVAQERKKLLQYLEQNGSISQDNHSPPVKGSKKFKVTIDRKAKMQRLKESRDYSFLLSDEREAPVPKKEIASYGNCLIRLKPFQVGNGTSKKPAERNLEQKRPLREPCKHKIMQEQPVASSKPQMKKPAVKQNPSQASTQDPNKKRKQISSYEDDHYEGEMALRIIRKMFNTKRFVGRDDADINMETTYEQINKEEKRSERLARKEDQAQLRLIEEEEQRERMRKLKIKKRKLHQQ is encoded by the coding sequence ATGGCAGTCACCGAGGGACTTCAATATTTGGAATTAAGGCAGAGACTCAAAGAAACCTTCAGAAAGAAGATGCATGAGGAAACTGGGTATGCTCTATCCAAACCTCCAGAGAAAAATGTGCGGCTTCCTTACGATGAGAATTATGGGTGCTTTTTTGGCCCATCTCAGCCAGCTATTGCTCGAAGAGTAGCTCAGGAACGCAAGAAGTTGTTGCAATACTTGGAACAAAACGGTTCAATTTCCCAGGACAATCACTCTCCTCCTGTTAAAGGATCGAAAAAATTTAAGGTAACCATTGATAGAAAGGCCAAAATGCAAAGACTTAAAGAATCAAGAGATTACTCCTTCCTGCTATCTGATGAGAGAGAAGCGCCAGTTCCAAAGAAAGAGATTGCTTCTTATGGCAATTGTCTGATCAGGCTAAAACCTTTCCAAGTTGGCAATGGAACAAGCAAGAAACCTGCAGAGCGAAACTTGGAACAGAAAAGGCCATTACGAGAACCTTGTAAGCATAAAATCATGCAAGAACAACCTGTGGCATCGTCAAAACCTCAGATGAAGAAGCCAGCAGTGAAGCAAAATCCATCACAAGCATCAACGCAAGACCCCAACAAGAAAAGGAAGCAGATATCGAGTTATGAGGATGACCATTATGAGGGTGAAATGGCTTTAAGAATAATCAGAAAAATGTTTAACACCAAAAGGTTTGTTGGTCGCGATGATGCTGATATTAATATGGAGACCACCTATGAGCAAATCAATAAGGAAGAGAAAAGAAGTGAAAGATTGGCAAGGAAGGAAGACCAAGCACAACTCCGCCTGATAGAGGAAGAGGAGCAGCGTGAAAGGATGAGAAAGCTGAAAATTAAGAAGCGTAAGCTCCACCAGCAGTAG